One genomic window of Planktothrix tepida PCC 9214 includes the following:
- the csx18 gene encoding CRISPR-associated protein Csx18, whose product MYISNRAIVVRNFAIAIVNGAITLIILLIAPLGLMAVISNTFLVTVASFFTATIADGVIRFLQASRSGGEMPLHTDAPYSSKLDARSSHEIDR is encoded by the coding sequence ATGTATATTTCTAACCGTGCCATTGTAGTTCGGAATTTTGCTATTGCCATTGTCAACGGAGCGATTACTTTAATTATTTTATTAATTGCACCTTTGGGATTAATGGCCGTAATCAGTAATACCTTTTTAGTTACCGTTGCCAGTTTCTTTACTGCTACTATAGCCGATGGAGTCATCCGTTTTCTGCAAGCTTCTCGTTCTGGGGGGGAGATGCCTTTACACACTGATGCTCCCTATTCCAGCAAACTTGATGCACGTTCTTCCCATGAGATTGATCGCTAA
- the cas1 gene encoding CRISPR-associated endonuclease Cas1: MLTLYVSQQGCYLTLKAESLLIKKGKEVLAEAQIPLLEQVLIFGKSQVTTQAIRACLTRNVPIAYLSRMGYCYGRILPVERGYRHLSRYQQQLTRVDRLIVARRIVKAKLKNSRTILQRQARRRSSETINLAIQSLNHLMEKVIEAESWERLMGLEGAAASQYFSALGECLTNPKFVFTVRSRRPPGNPVNALLSFGYQVLWNHLLSLIELQGLDPYFGCLHQGSERHAALASDLIEEFRAPIVDSLVMYLINRNMIDADTDFTYHDGGCFLNDSGRVKYLKAFLQRMEEKLTTADGEEQPRWDTLNQQVKAFKQFVYNPIEGYKPYEIR; encoded by the coding sequence ATGTTAACACTTTATGTGTCTCAACAGGGATGTTATCTAACTTTAAAAGCCGAAAGTTTGTTAATCAAAAAGGGAAAAGAAGTCTTAGCAGAAGCCCAAATTCCCCTCCTTGAACAAGTGTTAATTTTTGGTAAATCACAAGTCACCACCCAAGCAATTCGAGCCTGTTTAACTCGCAATGTTCCAATAGCTTATCTATCTCGGATGGGATATTGTTATGGTCGAATTTTACCTGTTGAACGGGGGTATCGGCATCTGTCTCGGTATCAACAACAACTGACCAGAGTTGACCGTTTAATTGTAGCTCGTCGCATAGTGAAAGCTAAACTCAAAAATAGCCGAACTATCCTCCAACGTCAAGCACGTCGTCGATCTTCTGAAACGATTAATTTGGCGATTCAAAGTTTAAATCATCTGATGGAAAAGGTGATTGAAGCGGAAAGTTGGGAACGATTAATGGGGCTAGAAGGTGCGGCGGCTTCTCAATATTTTTCAGCTTTGGGAGAATGTTTAACTAATCCTAAGTTTGTGTTTACGGTGCGATCGCGTCGTCCCCCTGGCAATCCGGTGAATGCTTTATTGAGTTTTGGTTATCAAGTTCTGTGGAATCATCTTTTAAGTTTAATTGAACTTCAGGGACTTGACCCTTACTTTGGTTGTTTACACCAGGGAAGTGAACGTCATGCAGCTTTAGCTTCCGATTTAATTGAGGAGTTTAGAGCACCGATTGTGGATTCATTGGTCATGTATTTAATTAATCGCAATATGATTGATGCAGATACAGATTTTACCTACCATGATGGCGGTTGTTTTCTGAATGATTCCGGTCGAGTTAAATACTTAAAAGCGTTTCTGCAACGGATGGAAGAAAAGTTAACCACTGCCGATGGAGAAGAACAACCCCGATGGGATACTTTGAATCAACAAGTTAAGGCGTTTAAGCAGTTTGTTTACAATCCCATTGAAGGATATAAACCTTATGAAATTCGCTGA
- the cas2 gene encoding CRISPR-associated endonuclease Cas2, producing MLFYIIAYDIPCDKRRRKVAELLEGYGKRVQYSVFECVLPQSKYIELQKRLEKQVNLTEDNLRFYPLSRHTWGSVETWGKGPEITEYPSSMIV from the coding sequence ATGTTATTTTACATTATCGCTTATGATATTCCTTGTGATAAACGTCGCCGAAAAGTGGCAGAATTATTAGAAGGATATGGAAAGCGAGTTCAATATTCGGTGTTTGAATGTGTTTTGCCTCAATCAAAATATATTGAGTTACAGAAACGCTTGGAAAAACAAGTGAATCTAACTGAAGATAACCTGCGGTTTTATCCGCTTTCTCGCCATACCTGGGGAAGTGTGGAAACTTGGGGCAAAGGGCCAGAGATTACTGAATATCCCAGTTCAATGATTGTTTAA